A stretch of Plasmodium cynomolgi strain B DNA, scaffold: 0719, whole genome shotgun sequence DNA encodes these proteins:
- a CDS encoding hypothetical protein (putative) — protein sequence FHKHIHEYIKYEEYCLQRENYNEYANKCKLLELVDENEETKVNTICLRFQCLMNYILKQYFSQNTQIKHVHLEYLNYWLNNELHNNYADIFPKELYQHMKVHDTSNTLLSNLDSILSNMNDDEIKNMSLLFYLYRDCVHIVNVTTGYVVNESFAMKNEKHCADKYKELEQKCPNEKTASFCKAFCAFKKKYKSIDFKIPKLKDMEKKEKNEIKKRR from the coding sequence TTCCATAAACACATTCATGAATACATAAAGTATGAAGAATATTGTCTTCAaagagaaaattataatgaatatgcgaataaatgtaaattacTTGAATTAGTAGATGAAAATGAGGAAACGAAAGTTAACACTATTTGTTTAAGATTTCAATGTTTAATGAATTACATTTTGAAACAGTATTTTTCGCAAAATACCCAAATTAAACATGTTCATTTGGAATACTTGAACTATTGGTTAAATAATgaattacataataattatgccgacatttttccaaaagaaTTGTACCAGCATATGAAAGTGCATGATACGAGTAATACATTATTATCTAATTTAGATAGTATATTGAGTAATATGAATGATGATGAGATCAAAAATATgagtttgttattttatttatacagAGATTGTGTTCACATTGTAAATGTAACAACTGGATATGTTGTAAACGAAAGTTTTGCtatgaaaaatgagaagcatTGTGCTGATAAATACAAAGAACTTGAACAGAAATGTCCTAATGAAAAAACtgcatcattttgtaaaGCATTTTGtgctttcaaaaaaaagtataaaagcATTGATTTCAAAATtccaaaattaaaagacatggaaaagaaaga